Proteins found in one Bacteroidales bacterium WCE2008 genomic segment:
- a CDS encoding chromate transporter, with product MTSLLKIIAVFAKIGAFTIGGGYAMIPLIEAEMGKRGWISEKELPDIIALAQSAPGVLAVNVAIFAGYKLRGVKGSIAATFGTVLPSFLIILAIAMFMTNFQDNPIVIRIFNGIRPVVISLIAVPMINMARKNNRTWWAWLITVATLLAVALLKISPIYILIVVMVLAFAVTYYREKKEGLR from the coding sequence ATGACCTCGCTTCTAAAAATCATAGCCGTTTTCGCCAAGATCGGAGCCTTCACAATAGGCGGCGGATACGCCATGATTCCCCTTATTGAAGCGGAAATGGGCAAGCGCGGATGGATAAGCGAAAAAGAGCTCCCGGACATAATAGCCCTTGCCCAATCGGCTCCCGGAGTCCTCGCCGTCAACGTTGCGATATTCGCCGGATATAAGCTCCGCGGAGTCAAAGGAAGCATCGCCGCGACCTTCGGCACCGTCCTCCCCTCATTCCTGATAATCCTCGCGATCGCGATGTTCATGACCAATTTCCAGGACAATCCTATAGTGATCCGCATATTCAACGGAATCCGCCCGGTCGTGATCTCCCTGATTGCCGTTCCTATGATCAATATGGCCCGTAAGAACAACCGGACCTGGTGGGCCTGGCTGATTACAGTCGCTACCCTGCTGGCAGTCGCGCTGCTGAAGATTTCGCCTATATATATACTTATAGTGGTAATGGTACTCGCCTTTGCCGTTACATATTATAGAGAAAAGAAGGAGGGACTGAGATGA
- a CDS encoding chromate transporter — MTDIVLIYAQLFWVFFLIGIFTFGGGYAMLSLIQTQVVTAHHWISESTFTNIVAISQMTPGPIGVNCATYTGYEVLASAGAGHATAILGSAVATFALILPSFFIVLAMVKFYQKFIGNSLFDGVMSWLRPTVTGLIGAAAVILITDVSWGGFPGLSSPHFSIIRDNFIDWKSWALFGAAMVASMKFKVSPITIIIAGGILGLLLY, encoded by the coding sequence ATGACCGACATAGTACTCATATACGCCCAGCTGTTCTGGGTTTTCTTCCTGATCGGCATCTTCACGTTCGGAGGCGGCTACGCCATGCTTTCGCTCATACAGACGCAGGTCGTCACCGCCCACCACTGGATCTCCGAGAGCACATTCACCAACATCGTGGCCATCTCCCAGATGACTCCGGGGCCTATCGGGGTCAACTGCGCGACCTACACCGGCTACGAAGTCCTGGCCTCTGCCGGCGCGGGCCATGCGACCGCAATCCTGGGTTCGGCCGTCGCGACCTTCGCCCTGATCCTGCCGTCGTTCTTCATAGTTCTGGCCATGGTCAAGTTCTACCAGAAGTTCATCGGAAACAGTCTGTTCGACGGAGTCATGAGCTGGCTGCGCCCGACCGTTACCGGCCTTATCGGAGCCGCCGCCGTCATACTTATAACGGATGTCTCATGGGGAGGCTTTCCCGGGCTCTCGTCGCCTCATTTCAGCATAATCAGGGACAACTTCATCGACTGGAAGAGCTGGGCGCTGTTCGGAGCCGCCATGGTCGCTTCGATGAAGTTCAAGGTCAGTCCGATAACGATAATAATAGCAGGGGGCATCCTCGGCCTGCTGCTGTATTGA
- a CDS encoding peptidylprolyl isomerase: protein MKTIIKTLAIFAMAAALVSCGNRNAEKKAAEAAAEQARLDSLKQIEMEQKVKNAEAIMATLPEEPVFDIVTNLGTMKIRLYSKTAKHRDNFAKLALTGFYDGLLFHRVIDGFMIQGGDPFTKDSALVAKYGTGGPGYTIPAEILPEYNHKKGALAAARMGDMANPMRESSGSQFYIVQDERACSALDGQYTVYGKTIEGLDVIDKIAKVATNNRDLPLNPVRIIAVKLDESCISAKDSE, encoded by the coding sequence ATGAAAACAATCATCAAGACATTGGCCATCTTCGCCATGGCCGCAGCCCTGGTTTCCTGCGGAAACAGGAATGCAGAGAAGAAAGCTGCCGAAGCTGCAGCCGAGCAGGCAAGACTGGACTCGTTAAAACAAATTGAAATGGAACAGAAAGTCAAGAACGCTGAAGCCATCATGGCTACCCTCCCGGAAGAACCGGTATTCGATATCGTCACCAATCTCGGAACGATGAAGATAAGGCTTTACAGCAAGACTGCAAAGCATAGAGACAACTTCGCAAAGCTGGCCCTCACCGGCTTCTACGACGGTCTGCTCTTCCACAGAGTAATCGACGGTTTCATGATCCAGGGCGGAGATCCGTTCACCAAGGACTCGGCATTGGTCGCAAAATACGGCACAGGCGGTCCTGGATACACCATTCCGGCCGAAATCCTTCCGGAATACAATCATAAGAAAGGCGCTCTCGCCGCCGCAAGGATGGGCGACATGGCCAATCCTATGAGAGAGTCATCCGGCTCGCAGTTCTACATCGTCCAGGACGAGAGGGCATGCTCTGCTCTTGACGGACAGTATACCGTTTATGGCAAAACCATTGAAGGTCTTGACGTTATCGACAAGATTGCTAAAGTAGCCACCAATAATCGCGACCTTCCGCTCAATCCGGTGCGCATTATTGCCG